The sequence below is a genomic window from Rudanella lutea DSM 19387.
GTAAACCTGCTCTGTCCGTTCTTCGCCCAACGTAGCCGAGGCTCCCCGGCGCACAAGACGGCCCAACTTGCGCTTGGTCCGGCGATAAAATAGGCCGATAGCCTCCCAGACGGCGCGAAGCTGATCCAGTAATTCCCTCATTTCGATGAAATATAAATGCTACGATCACCCGGCCGACTGGCCCGACGGTGGATGCAAATATAACGCAAAATGACCCTTCAGTTATGTAAAAAGCCGGGCATTCGCCCGGCTTCATCTGAAACATTTGTCGTGAGGGAGTGGCATTGGCCACCCAGTCGGTCAATTACACGCTCTGACAGAGGGCGCTTTGCACAGGCTATTGTTTTTTGACAAACTGCATGGCTGTTCCGTTCATACAATAGCGCAGGCCGGTGGGCTTGGGGCCATCGTCGAAAACATGACCCAGGTGCCCGTCGCACACACTGCACATAATCTCGGTGCGGGTCATACCAAAGGCATAATCTTTGGCTTCTTTCACCGCGTTTTTGGCAATGGGCTGGAAAAAGCTGGGCCAACCCGTACCCGAGTCAAACTTGGCATCGGCCGAGAACAGGGGATTCTTGCAGGCGGCACAAACAAACGTACCTTTTTCGTGAATATCGTTCAGCGAACTGCTCCCTGCCCGCTCGGTGCCTTTTTCCCGAAGCACATAGTACTGGTCGGGCTTCAGAATTTTTTTCCACTCGGCATCGGTCTTCACCACCCGCCGACCACCCGGTGGGTCTACCTCGGGTGCTTGTTTGCTCAGGTCGGTAGCCTGAGCCGTGTTCGAACGGCACGACAAGTGAGTCAATGAGCTCACTACCAGCGCGCCATATGTCAGAAAGAGGGCTATGCGATTCATACTATATATACGAAAAAGGCCCTTGATTAGTTTTAGCCAACCTGCCCCACCGCTACCAGCGCTGTGAGGGTAGGTGTAGGGCTACCGCCCCGGCGTTCGATGGTTACAGCAAAGGCATCGGCCGCGCCAATGGAGCGGTTAGTGCGCTGAAGTTGCCCGTTGGTGGGCAGGTTTTCAAAGACACCGGCATCCACGGGTTTTCCATCAACAAGCGACCAAAGCTGATACTGCTGATTTTCGGCTAGCTTGGGCAATGAGCCAACTTCTACGGCTACCTGTTTGAGCTGGGCGTTCCAGTACACGGCCAACCGACCGTTGGGGGCTTTAT
It includes:
- the msrB gene encoding peptide-methionine (R)-S-oxide reductase MsrB; this encodes MNRIALFLTYGALVVSSLTHLSCRSNTAQATDLSKQAPEVDPPGGRRVVKTDAEWKKILKPDQYYVLREKGTERAGSSSLNDIHEKGTFVCAACKNPLFSADAKFDSGTGWPSFFQPIAKNAVKEAKDYAFGMTRTEIMCSVCDGHLGHVFDDGPKPTGLRYCMNGTAMQFVKKQ